The Halobacillus amylolyticus nucleotide sequence GGCGGGGTGACGATTGGCTCAGGTGTTGGCCCCTCTAAAATCAAGCACGTTGTGGGAGTGTCAAAAGCATACACCACTCGCGTGGGAGACGGACCGTTCCCAACAGAGCTTGATAATGAAGTAGGAGATCAAATCCGAGAAGTCGGCCGTGAATATGGAACGACAACAGGACGTCCCCGTCGAGTCGGCTGGTTCGACAGTGTCGTTGTCCGCCACGCCCGAAGAGTTAGCGGGATCACCGACCTTTCACTTAACTCGATTGATGTTTTAACAGGGATTGAGAACTTAAAAATTTGTACAGCTTACAAATACAAGGGTGAAATCATTAAGGAGTTTCCGGCCAGTTTGAAAGAGCTAGCTGAATGTGAACCTGTTTACGAGGAAATGCCAGGTTGGACGGAGGATATAACTGGTGCGAAATCACTCACAGATCTTCCCGTTAATGCGCGCCATTACTTGGAACGCGTATCACAACTTACAGGTATTCCGCTATCGATCTTTTCAGTTGGACCTGATCGCTCACAAACAAATGTTGTACGGAGCGTATATAGCGAATAGTATAATAGAAAGAATAAGACACGTCTTACTTGTAAAATAGGTAGGCGTGTTTTGTTAAGAGAAAGGAGCTATTCATTTGAGAAGAATATGTGTATTCGCTGGATCAAAAAGCGGTAATAATCAGGAATTTATCGAAAAGTCCAAAATCTTAGGCCAAGTTTTTGCGAACGAACAAATTGAGCTTGTTTATGGTGGGGCAAAGAGCGGATTAATGGGCGTGCTTGCTGATTCCATTTTAGAAGCAGGAGGGCATGTTACAGGCATTATGCCCACCCCACTTTTTGAAAAAGAAATCGTGCACCAAAAGCTGACATCGTTCATTGAGGTGGAAACCATGCATGAAAGAAAAGCAAAGATGAGTGAATTGGCTGATGGGTTCATCGCACTCCCTGGAGGCTTTGGAACGTTTGAGGAACTATTTGAAACCGTAACCTGGGCACAAATTGGGCTGCACACAAAACCCATTGCTCTATTAAATATTGAAAACTACTATACACCGATGATTAACCTGATCGACCATGCTATCGAAGCCGGTTTTGTCGCTGAATCGAATCGGAGCTTATTATTACAATCCGACAAACCAAAGGAATTAATAGAAAAAATGACATACTTGTTAGGGGAGAAATAGGAGGATCTCCTTCCTGATTTCTCTTTTTCACCAAAGATAATGGCAAAATCTATTGCTGTTCATCTTTCTCTATGGTATGATATTCTTCGTTGCCGTAATATAAGAGTATTTGCTTGGTCCGGTAGTTCAGTTGGTTAGAATGCCTGCCTGTCACGCAGGAGGTCGCGGGTTCGAGTCCCGTCCGGACCGCCATTATATATATCGGTTAAAAACTTGCAACAAGATGAGCGTAGGACCTCCTCGAATTCACTACAAAACCAGACGAAGAGCGAGGATTCAATACAGTATAACACTTAAAATATGGCTCGGTAGCTCAGTCGGTAGAGCAACGGACTGAAAATCCGTGTGTCGGCGGTTCGATTCCGTCCCGAGCCACTGGGAAAATGTCTGCGATTTGATTCGCAGGCATTTTTTGTTTTTAAACAAAAAGTTGAACGAAACTAATGATTCCAGTTATGAACTCACCATTTTTCCTCCATTAACATGTAAAACTTGACCACTAACATATCGGGAGTCATTACCAGCTAAGTACACATATGTTGGTGCAAGCTCAAATGGTTGTGCCGCGCGCTTCATTGGTACATTTAAGCCAAATGTCTTAACTTGCTCTTCAGAAAAGCTTGACGGTATGAGTGGTGTCCAAATCGGTCCAGGAGCAACTGCGTTGACTCGGATATTCTTTTCAGCAAGGTTTTGTGATAGGGAACGAGTGAATCCTACAATAGCACCTTTTGTAGCAGCATAGTCTATCAATAACTTGTGTCCTTCATAAGCCACAATAGAAGTTGTATTAATGATTGCATCGCCTTTTGTTAAGTGGGGGAGCGCTGCCTTTGATAAGTAAAAGTAAGAGTAAATGTTCGTTTTGAACGTGTCATCAAATTGTTCAATCGTTATATCAGATAGTTCCTGTTGAGGGAATTGTACACCATGGTTATTAACGAGAGTATTTAACTTGCCAAAAGTTTCAATTGTTTGATTGATGACATTTTCGCAGTGCTCATGATCTCGGAGATCACCAGGAAGGAGGAGGCATTGCTGCCCGAGCTCTTCAACACGTTTCTTGGTTCGGTGGGCATCTTCGTTTTCGTATTCGTAAAAATACGGGATGACAATGTCGGCTCCTTCTTTTGCGTACGCAATCGCTGCAGCTGCACCAATTCCGCTGTCTCCACCAGTAATAATAGCTACTTTGTTTTTGAGTTTCCC carries:
- a CDS encoding LOG family protein, which translates into the protein MRRICVFAGSKSGNNQEFIEKSKILGQVFANEQIELVYGGAKSGLMGVLADSILEAGGHVTGIMPTPLFEKEIVHQKLTSFIEVETMHERKAKMSELADGFIALPGGFGTFEELFETVTWAQIGLHTKPIALLNIENYYTPMINLIDHAIEAGFVAESNRSLLLQSDKPKELIEKMTYLLGEK
- a CDS encoding SDR family oxidoreductase; this translates as MYPKYPYYAVTTETTNQTLTFPPQHQPKQPGIESLMNPKPIIENLSYEGSGKLKNKVAIITGGDSGIGAAAAIAYAKEGADIVIPYFYEYENEDAHRTKKRVEELGQQCLLLPGDLRDHEHCENVINQTIETFGKLNTLVNNHGVQFPQQELSDITIEQFDDTFKTNIYSYFYLSKAALPHLTKGDAIINTTSIVAYEGHKLLIDYAATKGAIVGFTRSLSQNLAEKNIRVNAVAPGPIWTPLIPSSFSEEQVKTFGLNVPMKRAAQPFELAPTYVYLAGNDSRYVSGQVLHVNGGKMVSS